The Rhinopithecus roxellana isolate Shanxi Qingling chromosome 13, ASM756505v1, whole genome shotgun sequence genome contains a region encoding:
- the CDPF1 gene encoding cysteine-rich DPF motif domain-containing protein 1 isoform X1, whose amino-acid sequence MASHAECRPLGMFECELCALTAPYSYVGQKPPNTQSMVLLEESYVMKDPFTSHKDRFLVLGSRCSLCSRLVCVGPVGVQLILLQEILPPLCPGEHQCFSSGNSARLGEKESSIKEDPQPARFSDVSAARAGSSGSTLHRAPGPACARDAAELGAAMPGLVSGPLGAAL is encoded by the exons ATGGCGTCCCATGCAGAGTGCCGGCCTCTGGGAATGTTTGAGTGTGAACTCTGTGCCTTGACAGCTCCGTACAGCTATGTGGGACAGAAGCCCCCCAACACCCAGTCGATGGT CCTCCTGGAGGAAAGCTATGTCATGAAGGATCCCTTCACCTCCCACAAGGACAGATTCCTGGTCCTCGGCTCGCGCTGCAGTTTGTGCAGCAGGCTGGTGTGTGTGGGCCCGGTGG GAGTGCAGCTTATTCTACTCCAAGAGATTCTGCCTCCCTTGTGTCCAGGAGAACATCAGTGCTTTTCCTCAGGAAATTCGGCAAGACTTGGAGAAAAGGAAAGCTCCATCAAAGAGGACCCCCAGCCAGCCCGGTTCTCGGACGTGAGTGCAGCCAGGGCTGGGTCATCGGGCAGCACCCTGCACAGAGCTCCTGGGCCAGCCTgcgccagggatgctgctgagctgggagctgccatgcctggccttgtttctGGACCACTGGGAGCAGCACTGTAG
- the PKDREJ gene encoding polycystic kidney disease and receptor for egg jelly-related protein, whose amino-acid sequence MRPGPALLLLGLGLGLSLGRLPLPPAPREAQAAVPGAPRGLLRGAQGLGVRGGRALLSLRPSAVRAGGVVLSGRGSLCFPRGGARWRWYCLVLRVLLSAQRLSRPAVPTLVDLQLTARGGRLSLTWFAPLPRWPRRLAWAFRLRLLGPGAARPASPAARVFPRSAAPDPRPQPGFVARTECPTDGPARLMLQVVNSSRHRAVESSVSCQINACVIQRVRINTDQRGAPVRLSMKAEATINASVQLDCPAALAISQYWQVFSVPAVGHAPDWTQPLDLPQLEIRKSPLFIHIPSNSLQWGVYVFNFTVSITTRNPKMPEVKDSDAVYVWIVRSSLQAVMLGDVNITANFTEQLILDGSTSSDPDADSPLQGLQFFWYCTTDPRNYRGDRIILGSKEVCHPEQANLKWPWATGPVLTLLPETLKGDHVYFFRMVIQKDSRTAFSDKRVHLLQGPKAIAHITCIENCERTFIVSDRFSLFLNCTNCASRDFYTWSILSSSGGEMLFDWMGETVTGRNGAYLSIKAFAFQHFLEAEFSISLHLASWSGATSVFRHSFIINHGPQIGECKINPAKGVALITKFVVQCSNFRDKHVPLTYKIIVSDLHSVGEISSVKENTLGTILYLGPQSTSPPSFLPVGMVANQYALKIYVQVYDSLGAFSQVTLHATAQAPTDKNSSKTVLNQLLSFTMGPSSLLSTLIQKQDFLPAGYLLYIVASVLNNMKTELPLQNDRVNLRKHLINKSFLLPVSTLVEIGQVVMTITKLTQKPSEFIWDAQKRATMRIWQANQALQEYQQKDKRFQSEQIEIVSTGILISLSNILKMTSPHQVVKDPFYVIESLSDTILANKVPGNKTTSMRTPNFNMYVKKVEKWDVTQVFGNEKHCRNCFYPTLNASSVPGLSANAPISTMFCDFTNDPFPWLNDQENTSVQVFGFRMTGVADNGSVLEITPDVAEVYLIRKNLTFAAFNLTVGPNGDVDGSSKKTTGGFSFQVDSRVLREVLVHIVTEVMVLFTVLVYRGSQITPTALVATFLVPHDIPPVASQSALFDSACTVKKARVVCLPVSLLQLIAQHSHSPHCTVSIVLQAPHFVMKPNDELVRISIFSIQCLDMYGIQSEWREGYCVLGEKTSWHDVHCICKNIVRARRQLGAVGLTNIHLRTHYVMAKMIVIPNPVDLRLNIIKSLHQNPVTLFTVLSIILLYVILAFWALYRDEIDQHLRGHVIVLPDNDPYDNLCYLVTIFTGSRWGSGTRANVFVQLRGNVSTSDVHCLSHPHFTTLYRGSINTFLLTTKSDLGDIHSIRVWHNNEGHSPSWYLSRIKVENLFSRHIWLFICQKWLSIDTTLDRTFHVTHPDEPLTRKDFFFIDVSSNLQKNHMWFSIFASVVAKTFNRLQRLSCCLAMLLSSLLCNIMFFNLNRQEQTESRERRYMRSMMIGIESVLITIPVQLLITFLFTYSQRKPQADLEEVSPQNHPLMSEASEHWEECLRKWHAYETAKAHPREVAKPASKGKPRLPKPSPKATSKPKHRHRKAQIKTPETPRPNTNSNNNIEDNQDVHSKEHPSQQDLQQLKKKPQIILPWWCVYVAWFLVFATSSISSFFIVFYGLTYGYDKSIEWLFASFCSFCQSVFLVQPSKIILLSGFRTNKPKYCKNLSWSTKYKYTEIRLDGMRMHPEEMQRIHDQIVRIRGTRMYQPLTEDEIRIFKRKKRIKRRALLFLSYILTHFIFLALLLILIVLLRHIDSFYYNQFIRDRFSMDLANVTKLEDIYRWLKSVLLPLLHNDLNPTFLPGSSSKILGLPLMRQVRAKSSEKMCLPAEKFVQNSIRRETHCHPKYGIDPEDTKNYSGFWNEVDKQAIDESTNGFTYKPQGKQWLYYSYGVLHTYGSGGYALYFFPKQQQFNSTLRLKELQESNWLDEKTWAVVLELTTFNPDVNLFCSISVIFEVSQLGVVNTSISLYSFSLADFDRKTSAEIYLYVAILIFFLAYVVDEGCIIMQERASYVRSVYNLLNFALKCIFTVLIVLFLRKHFLATGIIQFYLSNPEDFIPFHAVSQADHIMRIILGFLLFLTILKTLRYSRFFYDVRLAQRAIQAALPGICHMAFVVSVYFFVYMAFGYLVFGQHEWNYSNLIHSTQTVFSYCVSAFQNTEFSNNRILGVLFLSSFMLVMICVLINLFQAVILSAYEEMKQPVYEEPSDEVEAMTYLCRKLRTMFSFLTSRSKAKDEPEFFIDMLYGQPEKNSRRYLGLKTRNINGKKMVYLVV is encoded by the coding sequence ATGAGGCCTGGGCCCGCTCTCCTCCttctgggcctgggcctgggcctgagcCTCGGCCGCCTCCCGCTGCCGCCGGCTCCTCGCGAGGCACAAGCCGCCGTCCCCGGGGCGCCCAGAGGCCTCCTCAGGGGCGCCCAGGGCCTCGGGGTGCGCGGCGGCCGCGCCCTCCTCAGTTTGCGGCCCAGCGCGGTGCGGGCGGGCGGCGTGGTCCTGAGCGGCCGCggcagcctctgcttcccccGTGGAGGGGCCAGGTGGCGCTGGTACTGCCTTGTGTTGCGCGTCCTGCTCAGCGCCCAACGCCTGTCCCGGCCCGCCGTGCCCACGCTCGTCGATCTGCAGCTCACGGCGCGCGGCGGTCGCCTCTCCCTGACGTGGTTCGCGCCGCTACCGCGCTGGCCCCGGCGCTTGGCCTGGGCTTTCCGCCTGCGGCTGCTCGGACCCGGCGCCGCCCGCCCGGCCTCCCCCGCGGCCCGCGTCTTCCCGCGCTCCGCCGCGCCGGACCCGCGGCCCCAACCGGGCTTCGTGGCCCGCACCGAGTGCCCCACAGACGGTCCCGCGCGCCTGATGTTGCAGGTCGTCAACTCATCCCGCCACAGAGCCGTCGAGTCGTCCGTCTCCTGTCAGATAAACGCCTGCGTCATCCAGCGCGTGAGGATCAACACGGACCAGAGGGGCGCCCCCGTGCGCCTGAGCATGAAGGCGGAGGCCACCATCAACGCCTCGGTGCAGCTGGACTGCCCGGCTGCGCTTGCCATCTCCCAGTACTGGCAGGTGTTCTCAGTACCCGCCGTGGGCCACGCGCCCGACTGGACGCAGCCCTTGGATCTGCCCCAGCTCGAGATCAGGAAGAGCCCCTTGTTCATTCACATCCCCAGCAATTCGTTACAGTGGGGAGTGTATGTGTTTAATTTCACGGTGTCCATCACCACAAGGAACCCCAAGATGCCCGAGGTGAAAGATTCGGACGCCGTCTATGTCTGGATTGTCAGGAGTTCCCTGCAGGCGGTGATGCTTGGCGATGTCAACATAACAGCTAATTTCACAGAGCAGCTGATTCTGGACGGGTCCACATCCTCGGACCCAGATGCGGACAGCCCGTTACAGGGACTCCAATTCTTTTGGTACTGTACCACAGATCCCAGAAACTACCGTGGGGATCGAATAATCCTGGGGAGCAAGGAAGTCTGTCACCCCGAGCAAGCTAATCTGAAGTGGCCCTGGGCCACGGGCCCTGTACTGACACTTTTGCCGGAAACACTTAAAGGCGACCACGTGTATTTCTTCAGAATGGTGATTCAGAAGGACTCTAGGACAGCTTTTTCTGATAAGAGGGTCCACCTGCTCCAAGGACCAAAAGCCATAGCCCACATCACATGTATCGAAAATTGTGAGAGAACCTTCATTGTCTCTGATAGATTTTCTTTGTTCCTAAATTGCACAAATTGTGCAAGCCGTGATTTCTATACATGGTCAATTTTGTCTTCTTCAGGTGGTGAGATGCTATTTGATTGGATGGGGGAAACTGTAACAGGAAGGAATGGTGCTTATCTGTCTATAAAAGCTTTTGCTTTTCAGCATTTTTTGGAAGCTGAGttttcaatttctctacatctaGCAAGTTGGAGTGGAGCTACCTCAGTCTTCAGGCATTCCTTTATTATTAACCATGGCCCTCAAATCGGAGAATGCAAAATTAATCCAGCTAAAGGAGTTGCACTTATTACTAAATTTGTTGTACAGTGTAGTAATTTTAGGGATAAGCACGTCCctcttacatataaaataattgtttctgATTTGCACAGTGTTGGTGAAATAAGTTCAGTAAAAGAGAACACCCTGGGGACCATCCTGTACTTGGGGCCTCAGTCCACATCacccccttcctttctccctgttGGTATGGTGGCTAATCAATATGCCTTGAAGATATATGTCCAAGTCTATGACTCTCTAGGAGCTTTTTCTCAGGTGACTTTGCATGCCACTGCACAAGCTCCCACTGACAAAAATTCATCAAAGACTGTGTTGAATCAGTTACTCAGTTTCACCATGGGACCAAGTTCATTGCTGTCTACTTTGATTCAAAAGCAGGATTTTTTACCTGCAGGTTACTTACTGTATATAGTAGCTTCCGTTTTGAATAACATGAAAACTGAATTACCTCTCCAAAATGACAGAGTCAATCTCCGAAAACACCTCATCAATAagtctttccttcttcctgtaAGCACTTTGGTGGAAATTGGCCAGGTAGTCATGACTATTACCAAATTAACCCAGAAACCCTCTGAATTCATTTGGGATGCTCAGAAACGTGCCACCATGAGGATATGGCAGGCAAATCAAGCCCTACAAGAATATCAACAAAAAGATAAACGCTTTCAATCTGAACAAATAGAAATCGTGAGCACTGGAATATTAATTAGTTTGTctaatattcttaaaatgactTCTCCTCACCAAGTGGTTAAAGATCCTTTCTATGTAATAGAATCTTTATCAGACACAATACTGGCTAATAAAGTGCCAGGGAACAAAACCACCTCAATGAGAACCCCCAATTTCAACATGTATGTCAAGAAAGTTGAAAAGTGGGATGTTACCCAGGTCTTCGGAAATGAGAAACACTGCAGAAATTGTTTTTATCCAACACTCAATGCGAGCAGTGTTCCTGGTCTGTCTGCAAATGCTCCCATTTCCACAATGTTTTGTGATTTCACAAATGACCCCTTTCCTTGGTTAAATGATCAGGAAAACACTTCGGTACAGGTGTTTGGATTCAGAATGACAGGAGTTGCAGATAATGGTAGCGTGCTAGAGATCACACCTGATGTAGCGGAAGTGTACCTCATCAGGAAAAACTTGACCTTTGCAGCTTTTAATCTCACAGTGGGACCCAACGGAGATGTTGATGGGTCCTCAAAGAAGACAACAGGTGGGTTTAGTTTTCAAGTGGACAGCAGAGTGCTTAGGGAGGTGCTGGTCCACATAGTGACAGAAGTGATGGTGCTGTTCACAGTGTTGGTGTAcagaggcagtcagatcactccCACAGCACTGGTCGCCACCTTCCTAGTGCCTCATGACATCCCTCCAGTTGCCAGCCAGAGCGCCCTGTTTGACTCGGCCTGCACAGTGAAGAAGGCCCGTGTAGTCTGTCTCCCCGTGTCCCTGCTGCAACTCATAGCTCAGCACAGCCACTCTCCCCACTGTACTGTATCCATAGTTCTGCAGGCACCTCATTTTGTCATGAAGCCTAATGACGAGCTAGTGAGAATTTCTATTTTCAGCATCCAGTGCTTGGACATGTATGGGATCCAGAGTGAATGGAGAGAGGGTTACTGCGTTCTTGGTGAGAAGACCAGCTGGCATGACGTGCACTGCATCTGCAAGAACATAGTGAGGGCCAGACGACAGCTGGGCGCAGTCGGACTCACCAACATTCACCTGCGTACCCACTATGTGATGGCCAAGATGATTGTGATCCCTAATCCTGTGGATCTACGGTTAAACATCATCAAGAGCCTTCACCAAAACCCTGTGACTCTCTTCACTGTGCTTTCCATTATTCTCTTATACGTGATCCTAGCTTTTTGGGCCTTATACAGGGATGAAATTGACCAGCATCTTCGGGGGCATGTGATAGTTCTACCAGATAATGATCCTTATGATAATTTATGCTACTTGGTGACTATTTTTACAGGAAGTCGTTGGGGGTCTGGGACCAGGGCCAATGTCTTTGTGCAACTTAGAGGAAATGTGAGTACCAGTGATGTGCATTGTTTAAGCCATCCACATTTTACAACTCTCTACCGAGGTAGCATCAACACTTTCCTCCTAACGACAAAAAGTGACTTGGGGGACATCCATTCCATCCGTGTGTGGCACAACAACGAGGGTCATTCGCCTAGCTGGTATTTAAGTAGAATCAAAGTGGAAAATCTGTTTAGCAGGCACATTTGGCTGTTCATATGCCAGAAATGGCTTTCTATTGATACCACTTTGGACAGAACATTTCACGTTACCCATCCAGATGAGCCTCTGACTAGAAAAGACTTTTTCTTTATAGATGTGAGTAGTAATCTCCAGAAAAACCACATGTGGTTCTCTATTTTTGCTAGTGTTGTTGCTAAAACATTCAATAGGCTCCAGAGATTGTCCTGTTGTTTAGCAATGTTGCTAAGCTCTCTTCTTTGTAACATTATGTTCTTTAATCTAAATAGACAAGAACAAACTGAGTCAAGAGAGAGGAGGTACATGAGATCAATGATGATAGGAATTGAAAGTGTCTTAATTACAATCCCTGTGCaattattaataacttttttgTTCACCTATTCCCAGAGGAAACCTCAAGCGGATCTAGAGGAGGTATCTCCTCAAAATCATCCTCTAATGTCAGAAGCAAGTGAGCACTGGGAAGAATGCTTAAGAAAATGGCATGCTTATGAAACTGCTAAGGCACACCCCAGGGAGGTTGCAAAACCTGCATCTAAAGGAAAGCCCAGGCTTCCAAAGCCTTCTCCTAAGGCAACCTCCAAACCCAAGCACAGGCATAGGAAAGCACAAATCAAGACCCCAGAGACCCCCAGGCCAAATACAAATTCCAATAACAACATAGAAGACAATCAGGATGTCCACTCCAAAGAGCATCCTTCCCAACAGGATCTCCAGCAGCTTAAGAAAAAACCCCAGATCATCCTGCCTTGGTGGTGTGTTTATGTTgcatggtttttggtttttgctaCTTCTAGCATATCCTCATTCTTCATCGTATTTTACGGACTGACTTACGGCTATGACAAGTCAATAGAATGGCTCTTTGCATCTTTTTGTTCATTCTGTCAGTCAGTTTTTCTGGTGCAGCCATCTAAAATTATACTCTTGTCAGGCTTCAGAACAAATAAACCCAAGTATTGCAAAAACCTTTCGTGGTCAACCAAGTATAAATATACTGAGATCAGGTTGGATGGAATGAGAATGCATCCAGAAGAAATGCAGAGGATACATGACCAGATTGTCCGAATCCGAGGCACGAGGATGTACCAACCCCTTACAGAAGATGAAATCagaatattcaaaagaaagaagaggatcAAGAGAAGAGCACTCCTGTTTCTGAGTTACATTCTAACTCACTTTATCTTTCTAGCCCTTCTGTTGATCCTTATCGTCCTACTACGTCACATTGACAGCTTTTACTATAACCAGTTTATTCGTGATCGGTTCTCTATGGATCTTGCTAACGTGACTAAGCTAGAAGACATCTATAGATGGCTAAAGAGCGTGCTGTTGCCTTTGTTGCACAATGACCTGAATCCAACATTTCTTCCTGGAAGCTCATCTAAAATCCTTGGCCTTCCATTGATGAGGCAAGTGAGAGCAAAATCTAGTGAAAAAATGTGTCTACCTGCCGAAAAGTTTGTGCAAAACAGCATCAGAAGAGAAACTCATTGTCATCCCAAATATGGCATTGACCCAGAAGACACAAAAAACTACTCTGGCTTTTGGAATGAAGTTGATAAGCAGGCTATAGATGAGAGTACCAATGGATTTACTTATAAGCCTCAAGGAAAGCAATGGTTGTATTATTCCTATGGAGTACTACACACCTATGGATCTGGAGGATATGCactctatttttttccaaaacagcAGCAGTTTAATTCCACACTGAGGCTCAAAGAACTTCAAGAAAGCAATTGGCTGGATGAGAAGACATGGGCTGTGGTTTTGGAATTAACGACTTTTAATCCAGATGTAAATCTGTTCTGTAGCATTTCAGTCATATTTGAGGTCTCTCAGTTAGGAGTTGTCAACACAAGCATATCTCTGTACTCTTTTTCACTTGCTGATTTTGACAGAAAAACTTCAGCAGAAATCTACTTGTATGTGgccattctcatttttttcttagcctACGTTGTGGATGAGGGTTGTATCATTATGCAAGAAAGAGCTTCCTATGTGAGAAGTGTGTATAATTTGCTCAACTTtgctttaaaatgcatatttactGTGTTGATTGTGCTCTTTCTCAGGAAACATTTCCTGGCCACTGGCATAATTCAGTTTTACTTGTCGAACCCTGAAGACTTCATTCCCtttcatgcagtttctcaggcaGATCACATCATGAGGATAATTTTGGGTTTCCTGTTATTTCTGACAATTTTGAAGACCCTCAGGTATTCCAGATTCTTCTACGATGTGCGCCTGGCTCAGAGGGCCATCCAGGCTGCCCTCCCTGGCATCTGCCACATGGCATTTGTTGTGTCCGtgtatttctttgtatatatGGCTTTTGGTTACCTGGTGTTTGGTCAGCATGAATGGAACTACAGTAACTTGATTCATTCCACTCAGACAGTATTTTCCTATTGTGTCTCAGCTTTCCAGAACACTGAATTTTCCAATAACAGGATTCTGGGGGTCCTGTTCCTCTCATCTTTCATGCTGGTGATGATCTGTGTCTTGATCAACTTATTTCAGGCTGTAATTCTGTCTGCATACGAGGAAATGAAGCAGCCTGTGTATGAGGAGCCATCAGATGAAGTGGAAGCAATGACCTATTTGTGCCGTAAGCTGAGAACCATGTTCAGCTTTCTGACCTCACGATCTAAGGCCAAAGATGAGCCTGAGTTCTTTATTGACATGCTGTATGGGCAGCCAGAGAAGAACAGCCGCCGTTATCTGGGGCTGAAGACCAGAAACATCAACGGGAAGAAAATGGTTTACCTTGTTGTTTGA
- the CDPF1 gene encoding cysteine-rich DPF motif domain-containing protein 1 isoform X4, with the protein MASHAECRPLGMFECELCALTAPYSYVGQKPPNTQSMVLLEESYVMKDPFTSHKDRFLVLGSRCSLCSRLECSLFYSKRFCLPCVQENISAFPQEIRQDLEKRKAPSKRTPSQPGSRT; encoded by the exons ATGGCGTCCCATGCAGAGTGCCGGCCTCTGGGAATGTTTGAGTGTGAACTCTGTGCCTTGACAGCTCCGTACAGCTATGTGGGACAGAAGCCCCCCAACACCCAGTCGATGGT CCTCCTGGAGGAAAGCTATGTCATGAAGGATCCCTTCACCTCCCACAAGGACAGATTCCTGGTCCTCGGCTCGCGCTGCAGTTTGTGCAGCAGGCTG GAGTGCAGCTTATTCTACTCCAAGAGATTCTGCCTCCCTTGTGTCCAGGAGAACATCAGTGCTTTTCCTCAGGAAATTCGGCAAGACTTGGAGAAAAGGAAAGCTCCATCAAAGAGGACCCCCAGCCAGCCCGGTTCTCGGACGTGA
- the CDPF1 gene encoding cysteine-rich DPF motif domain-containing protein 1 isoform X3, with amino-acid sequence MASHAECRPLGMFECELCALTAPYSYVGQKPPNTQSMVLLEESYVMKDPFTSHKDRFLVLGSRCSLCSRLVCVGPVESRTGGLSWKRTPVVFSIVSIWVPCGCGSSHHCICIPGSRKR; translated from the exons ATGGCGTCCCATGCAGAGTGCCGGCCTCTGGGAATGTTTGAGTGTGAACTCTGTGCCTTGACAGCTCCGTACAGCTATGTGGGACAGAAGCCCCCCAACACCCAGTCGATGGT CCTCCTGGAGGAAAGCTATGTCATGAAGGATCCCTTCACCTCCCACAAGGACAGATTCCTGGTCCTCGGCTCGCGCTGCAGTTTGTGCAGCAGGCTGGTGTGTGTGGGCCCGGTGG AGTCCAGAACTGGTGGCCTCAGCTGGAAGCGCACCCCTGTTGTCTTCAGCATAGTCTCCATTTGGGTCCCTTGTGGCTGTGGCAGCTCCCACCATTGTATCTGCATCCCAGGCAGCAGGAAGAGAT GA
- the CDPF1 gene encoding cysteine-rich DPF motif domain-containing protein 1 isoform X2, which translates to MASHAECRPLGMFECELCALTAPYSYVGQKPPNTQSMVLLEESYVMKDPFTSHKDRFLVLGSRCSLCSRLVCVGPECSLFYSKRFCLPCVQENISAFPQEIRQDLEKRKAPSKRTPSQPGSRT; encoded by the exons ATGGCGTCCCATGCAGAGTGCCGGCCTCTGGGAATGTTTGAGTGTGAACTCTGTGCCTTGACAGCTCCGTACAGCTATGTGGGACAGAAGCCCCCCAACACCCAGTCGATGGT CCTCCTGGAGGAAAGCTATGTCATGAAGGATCCCTTCACCTCCCACAAGGACAGATTCCTGGTCCTCGGCTCGCGCTGCAGTTTGTGCAGCAGGCTGGTGTGTGTGGGCCCG GAGTGCAGCTTATTCTACTCCAAGAGATTCTGCCTCCCTTGTGTCCAGGAGAACATCAGTGCTTTTCCTCAGGAAATTCGGCAAGACTTGGAGAAAAGGAAAGCTCCATCAAAGAGGACCCCCAGCCAGCCCGGTTCTCGGACGTGA